The sequence gaaaaagaaaccgTTATGAGACTTGagaaagagggggagaaaaaataagaaatctacTTATAGCAAAGGAGAATTTATTCTACCAAAAATACGCATCACAATGCATCCTAatgtaatacaaaaataaaaagaaagtgaagataCAATTATATGATCACTTTCTTGCAGGCCTCATATATTGCTCTCAGGAAATCACACAGAGGATTGTTGGCTTAGGTTTAAAACAACtaaaactccaaaataatctGTAAGAGATGGCTCTGAAACTGGGTCAGGGGAATCACTAAATAGAAAATCCTCGACATTTAAAGGAGGGAGGGGGTCGgtcaagaagaaaatagaataaaaatcaacTCCCAGAATAAAAGAAGGCAAAACCACCTGGTCaaaggggtttttgttttgtgatgctttgttttgctttaatgTTTTTAGTAATTCAGATGCTGCAAGTCGATTGTGGTTAGTGTGTCTGTAAAAAAGTCAAAGCTGTCAGCGGAAATATCTACAGGACTGTCGAGGGAACCTGGCAGACTGGGCGAGACTGCATCTGAAAGATGCAGGCAGGAATCTGTGGAGAAGACGTTGAAGTCCTGCAAAGAAGGGACGTCGAGGGCCTCGGGACTGTCATTGTTTAGGCCAGCTCCACAGTTCTGGCCCATTGTTGACAGGCAGTTAGGAACAGTGGGTGACTGGTGCtgaaaatgtttcagatttttctCATTGCTGGTTAAAGGCGAAACTGGGAAACTTTGGGAGTCGCCATTGTGTCCATTGGGAGCCTGCTGCTGAGAGAGGGCATTTTGCTGAAAAGTGTAACCTTCCCTCTCCAGAAGGGCCCCGGAGACGCCGAGGGCTTGCTCAAAGAGCgacttctcctcctcctcctcctcctccgcttTCTCGGAGTCCTCGAGGCTTTTACACTTCCCATCGCTGTTTTGGTTCTCCTTGCACTGGGTCTGCCTCTTGTGCTTCATCCTCCGGTTCTGAAACCACACTTTCACTTGTCTCTCAGTCAAATCCAGCAGCGCCGCAATCTCCACCCTTCGGGGTCTGCAAAGGTACTTGTTGAAGTGAAATTCCTTCTCCAGCTCTAAAAGCTGCGTGTTGGTGTAAGCAGTTCTCAGGCGCCGCGATCCCCCGCCGCTGCCATCGGCGATTTCCAGGGATTCTGCGGAAAGGGAAACCAACAAGAGACACGGGCACAGTTGGAGGTGGAGGGGTCCGAGCGGGGTTATTCcactggagaataaatacagcaGAAAAGATCAACCGCAACAAAATGGCCGCCCTGGATGCACCAGGGCCATTGTGCTGCCTTTCCTGGGAGCCCAGCCCCGGGAGTCCCCCTCTCCTCCACCGCCATCAAATTCCTGCCTGCAGCTGCCCCCAGCCTCTTCATCTGGGAGCAAACTTTATATTAGCCACCACACAATTTATAATTAATGCATCAGCTGCTTAGCTGAGCAAGAGCGATCTATCACTCTTCATTACTGTCAAAAAGCCAAACTCTAGGACAACTAGACAAGAGGAGGTCAGTTCCAACTCAAATAAATCATCCCACATTACACAAGTTAGGGAAAGTTTCCCCCCCTCTGACTAAAAATATATGTGTCTCAATGTGGAGCACAGgatcctctctcctctccaccaAACCCACTCCTGAGCCCACAGGGGCAGGGGAAAGGCAGCCAAGCATCTCCCACTTCTCTGCAGCccacactcccctcccccacgaCCGCTCTCGGGGCAGCCCAGAGGCGGAAGAGGGTCCCGGGGACCTGGGGCCAAGTCTTTGGACTGACCTTTGTGGCTGAGGCAGGCagggccggcggcggcggcggcggcggccggcaGCGCGCTTTTCTTGGCCGCCTTCTTCTCCTTCATCCAGGGGTACTC comes from Cynocephalus volans isolate mCynVol1 chromosome 6, mCynVol1.pri, whole genome shotgun sequence and encodes:
- the HOXA2 gene encoding homeobox protein Hox-A2 gives rise to the protein MNYEFEREIGFINSQPSLAECLTSFPPVADTFQSSSIKTSTLSHSTLIPPPFEQTIPSLNPGSHPRHGAGGRPKPSPAGSRGSPVPAGTLQPPEYPWMKEKKAAKKSALPAAAAAAAGPACLSHKESLEIADGSGGGSRRLRTAYTNTQLLELEKEFHFNKYLCRPRRVEIAALLDLTERQVKVWFQNRRMKHKRQTQCKENQNSDGKCKSLEDSEKAEEEEEEEKSLFEQALGVSGALLEREGYTFQQNALSQQQAPNGHNGDSQSFPVSPLTSNEKNLKHFQHQSPTVPNCLSTMGQNCGAGLNNDSPEALDVPSLQDFNVFSTDSCLHLSDAVSPSLPGSLDSPVDISADSFDFFTDTLTTIDLQHLNY